A stretch of Dysidea avara chromosome 5, odDysAvar1.4, whole genome shotgun sequence DNA encodes these proteins:
- the LOC136256635 gene encoding latrophilin-like protein LAT-2 isoform X1, translating into MIHEDDETFDITITLMTTCLSISVDDNSTTVTILNHGAHPLVVTISPLNITADRGKQVTFSCSATGIAANSFTYGWLLNGVPVSGEESSSLVATASEDNTGDYQCTVRNKYGGFNQSSVATLILNQFCYPVTVNYTGFNVTWNETLVGVTVETPCTGPGLNGTVLRRCKGEDDWKEIVKCFRVTFKELLDEVKNISTLNETEKIDAATGVVMAISNLTTPEDDVFAEDIDLAVRVLDTVTDITRTVVTKLKPNDTLFEETASVINNLLDNSNQDKWTQLRQTSPEASQSLVNSTEQFGTLLGGTLNDETPEAIIIRSNVVIKASLISNYSVQAGKDYVFPREIDDLSNFTGGNTKFTFPNDALKGVLKQLPNYTMGFPITSTILRGDVIQLPNPSNENETFLPISPIVSIQAPVPVNTSENNAIMVSFPVKDDSQISESLELSHNLPTTLQTLASRQLRTKSCQFYDHNLLDLQLNQAGGWSQEGLRLDNSSTDTRITCLTTHLTSFAVLVSVRGTKPTPADDALSIISYIGCAISLVCLCLSIVILTYVLFRTKDKKNNVFIHLNVCIALALGLIVFVSGIETATEYRTSCIIVAVLLQYFFISAFCWMLCEGVILYMMLVTVFDNKLNRRRFFFILGWGEHKCTEEIVLCNYTIIFTLGPAIPIVAISAGIVHRYYGTDDYCWIKSEDGAIAAFIAPIGAMILINCVFLGITLKVLYQNTRNAIRERASINKATTKDLLKATVVLLPLLGLTWIIGVLAVNNDTVAFAWIFAILNSLQGVFIFIFHVVKNNQVAKVFRDRNNFWKGSKLYNFYSRIRSDRKNTSTITSTMKTRTVQSDVSLRGKKISTTSVGSSSSGGEYLSTTRERRRPSKEVPEIALEDNVSTDEPVKLKTFKRLEESIIEEQDAGSEKGTNLNDDETEVNESTPERHEIKEESTFKVDMKVDDDAASIKDEDVENMENQSSTLAKIKPAVLPHTKK; encoded by the exons CACACCCTCTTGTGGTAACCATATCACCATTGAATATAACAGCTGATAGAGGAAAGCAAGTTACATTTTCATGTTCAGCTACTGGTATAGCTGCAAATAGCTTTACATATGGCTGGTTACTGAATGGAGTTCCTGTTAGTGGGGAAGAAAGCTCAAGTCTTGTTGCTACTGCTTCAGAAGATAACACTGGAGACTATCAGTGTACTGTTAGGAATAAATATGGAGGATTTAACCAATCTAGCGTAGCTACACTGATCCTGA ATCAATTCTGTTATCCAGTGACAGTAAACTATACTGGATTCAATGTTACATGGAATGAAACACTTGTTGGTGTTACTGTAGAAACTCCATGTACTGGACCTGGATTAAATG GTACTGTACTAAGAAGATGCAAAGGTGAAGATGATTGGAAGGAAATTGTGAAGTGCTTTAGAGTAACCTTTAAGGAGTTGTTAGATGAG GTAAAAAACATTTCCACACTAAATGAAACAGAGAAAATAGATGCAGCTACTGGTGTTGTTATGGCCATTTCCAACTTGACCACTCCAGAAGATGATGTTTTTGCAGAGGATATTGACTTAGCAGTTCGTGTTCTTGACACTGTTACAGA TATTACAAGAACAGTAGTTACCAAGTTGAAACCTAATGATACATTATTTGAG GAAACAGCTTCAGTCATTAATAACCTACTTGATAACAGCAACCAAGATAAATGGACACAGTTGCGACAA ACATCACCAGAAGCCAGCCAGTCTTTGGTTAATAGCACTGAACAATTTGGAACACTTTTAGGTGGAACACTAAATGATGAAACACCAGAAGCTATTATAATTAGGAGTAATGTTG TCATAAAAGCTTCACTAATATCCAATTACAGTGTACAAGCAGGAAAAGATTATGTGTTTCCCAGGGAAATTGATGACTTGAGTAACTTTACTGGTGGAAATACTAAGTTTACATTCCCTAATGATGCATTGAAAGGTGTTTTAAAACAACTTCCGAATT ATACTATGGGATTTCCAATTACCAGTACAATACTCAGAGGTGATGTTATACAATTGCCTAACCCTAGCAATGA AAATGAAACATTTCTTCCAATTTCTCCAATAGTCTCCATTCAAGCTCCTGTACCTGTTAATACTTCTGAAAACAATGCCATCATGGTATCATTTCCTGTG AAAGATGACTCACAGATATCTGAAAGCTTGGAACTTTCTCACAATTTGCCAACTACTCTGCAGACACTTGCATCAAGACAACTGAGAACAAAATCATGTCAATTTTATGATCACAACTTGCTGGATTTGCAACT TAATCAAGCCGGTGGTTGGTCACAGGAAGGATTAAGATTAGATAACAGTTCTACTGACACAAGAATAACTTGTCTTACAACTCATTTGACTAgttttgctgtacttgtgagCGTACGTGGCACAAAa CCAACCCCAGCTGATGATGCATTGTCAATAATTTCATATATTGGATGTGCAATATCTCTAGTGTGTCTTTGTCTTTCCATTGTGATACTGACATATGTGCTGTTTAG AACAAAAGATAAGAAGAATAACGTCTTCATCCATCTTAATGTATGCATTGCACTTGCATTGGGTCTGATAGTATTTGTTTCTGGAATAGAAACTGCTACTGAATACCGA ACCTCTTGTATAATTGTGGCAGTACTTCTACAATATTTCTTCATATCTGCATTTTGTTGGATGTTATGTGAAGGAGTAATACTCTATATGATGTTGGTGACCGTGTTTGATAATAAACTGAATCGTCGACGTTTCTTCTTTATCTTGGGTTGGGGTGAGCACAAGTGCACAGAAGAAATTGTATTGTGTAATTATACGATAATTTTTACATTAGGCCCAGCAATTCCAATAGTTGCAATATCAGCTGGAATAGTTCACAGATACTATGGGACTGATGACTA TTGCTGGATAAAATCAGAGGATGGAGCAATTGCAGCATTTATTGCACCTATTGGGGCTATGATCTTG ATAAACTGTGTATTTCTTGGAATTACACTAAAAGTTTTATATCAAAATACACGAAACGCTATCCGTGAAAGAGCTTCTATTAACaaagccacaacaaa GGACCTCCTGAAAGCAACAGTGGTACTACTGCCGTTACTTGGATTGACATGGATAATTGGAGTTCTAGCTGTGAATAATGACACCGTAGCATTTGCATGGATATTTGCAAtcctaaattctctacag GGTGTCTTTATCTTTATATTCCATGTTGTCAAGAACAATCAG GTTGCTAAAGTATTTAGAGATCGGAACAACTTTTGGAAAGGAAGCAAACTATACAATTTCTACAGTAGAATTCGTTCT GATCGTAAAAATACAAGCACTATTACCAGTACAATGAAGACAAGAA CTGTGCAAAGTGATGTTAGTCTTCGTGGTAAGAAAATATCAACCACATCTGTGGGAAGCAGTTCCAGTGGTGGTGAATACTTAAGCACAACACGGGAAAGGAGACGTCCATCAAAAGAAGTGCCAGAGATTGCATTAG AAGACAATGTGTCTACTGATGAGCCAGTGAAACTGAAAACTTTTAAGCGACTAGAAGAATCAATCATTGAAGAGCAAGATGCTGGCAGTGAGAAAGGGACTAATCTTAATGATGATGAAACTGAGGTCAATGAATCAACACCTGAGAGGCATGAAATAAAAGAAGAATCAACATTTAAAGTTGATATGAAAGTTGATGATGATGCGGCATCAATTAAAGATGAAGATGTTGAGAATATGGAGAATCAAAGCAGCACACTTGCTAAAATAAAGCCAGCTGTTTTACCGCATACCAAGAAGTAA
- the LOC136256635 gene encoding latrophilin-like protein LAT-2 isoform X2: MIHEDDETFDITITLMTTCLSISVDDNSTTVTILNHGAHPLVVTISPLNITADRGKQVTFSCSATGIAANSFTYGWLLNGVPVSGEESSSLVATASEDNTGDYQCTVRNKYGGFNQSSVATLILNQFCYPVTVNYTGFNVTWNETLVGVTVETPCTGPGLNGTVLRRCKGEDDWKEIVKCFRVTFKELLDEVKNISTLNETEKIDAATGVVMAISNLTTPEDDVFAEDIDLAVRVLDTVTDITRTVVTKLKPNDTLFEETASVINNLLDNSNQDKWTQLRQTSPEASQSLVNSTEQFGTLLGGTLNDETPEAIIIRSNVVIKASLISNYSVQAGKDYVFPREIDDLSNFTGGNTKFTFPNDALKGVLKQLPNYTMGFPITSTILRGDVIQLPNPSNENETFLPISPIVSIQAPVPVNTSENNAIMVSFPVKDDSQISESLELSHNLPTTLQTLASRQLRTKSCQFYDHNLLDLQLNQAGGWSQEGLRLDNSSTDTRITCLTTHLTSFAVLVSVRGTKPTPADDALSIISYIGCAISLVCLCLSIVILTYVLFRTKDKKNNVFIHLNVCIALALGLIVFVSGIETATEYRTSCIIVAVLLQYFFISAFCWMLCEGVILYMMLVTVFDNKLNRRRFFFILGWGPAIPIVAISAGIVHRYYGTDDYCWIKSEDGAIAAFIAPIGAMILINCVFLGITLKVLYQNTRNAIRERASINKATTKDLLKATVVLLPLLGLTWIIGVLAVNNDTVAFAWIFAILNSLQGVFIFIFHVVKNNQVAKVFRDRNNFWKGSKLYNFYSRIRSDRKNTSTITSTMKTRTVQSDVSLRGKKISTTSVGSSSSGGEYLSTTRERRRPSKEVPEIALEDNVSTDEPVKLKTFKRLEESIIEEQDAGSEKGTNLNDDETEVNESTPERHEIKEESTFKVDMKVDDDAASIKDEDVENMENQSSTLAKIKPAVLPHTKK; the protein is encoded by the exons CACACCCTCTTGTGGTAACCATATCACCATTGAATATAACAGCTGATAGAGGAAAGCAAGTTACATTTTCATGTTCAGCTACTGGTATAGCTGCAAATAGCTTTACATATGGCTGGTTACTGAATGGAGTTCCTGTTAGTGGGGAAGAAAGCTCAAGTCTTGTTGCTACTGCTTCAGAAGATAACACTGGAGACTATCAGTGTACTGTTAGGAATAAATATGGAGGATTTAACCAATCTAGCGTAGCTACACTGATCCTGA ATCAATTCTGTTATCCAGTGACAGTAAACTATACTGGATTCAATGTTACATGGAATGAAACACTTGTTGGTGTTACTGTAGAAACTCCATGTACTGGACCTGGATTAAATG GTACTGTACTAAGAAGATGCAAAGGTGAAGATGATTGGAAGGAAATTGTGAAGTGCTTTAGAGTAACCTTTAAGGAGTTGTTAGATGAG GTAAAAAACATTTCCACACTAAATGAAACAGAGAAAATAGATGCAGCTACTGGTGTTGTTATGGCCATTTCCAACTTGACCACTCCAGAAGATGATGTTTTTGCAGAGGATATTGACTTAGCAGTTCGTGTTCTTGACACTGTTACAGA TATTACAAGAACAGTAGTTACCAAGTTGAAACCTAATGATACATTATTTGAG GAAACAGCTTCAGTCATTAATAACCTACTTGATAACAGCAACCAAGATAAATGGACACAGTTGCGACAA ACATCACCAGAAGCCAGCCAGTCTTTGGTTAATAGCACTGAACAATTTGGAACACTTTTAGGTGGAACACTAAATGATGAAACACCAGAAGCTATTATAATTAGGAGTAATGTTG TCATAAAAGCTTCACTAATATCCAATTACAGTGTACAAGCAGGAAAAGATTATGTGTTTCCCAGGGAAATTGATGACTTGAGTAACTTTACTGGTGGAAATACTAAGTTTACATTCCCTAATGATGCATTGAAAGGTGTTTTAAAACAACTTCCGAATT ATACTATGGGATTTCCAATTACCAGTACAATACTCAGAGGTGATGTTATACAATTGCCTAACCCTAGCAATGA AAATGAAACATTTCTTCCAATTTCTCCAATAGTCTCCATTCAAGCTCCTGTACCTGTTAATACTTCTGAAAACAATGCCATCATGGTATCATTTCCTGTG AAAGATGACTCACAGATATCTGAAAGCTTGGAACTTTCTCACAATTTGCCAACTACTCTGCAGACACTTGCATCAAGACAACTGAGAACAAAATCATGTCAATTTTATGATCACAACTTGCTGGATTTGCAACT TAATCAAGCCGGTGGTTGGTCACAGGAAGGATTAAGATTAGATAACAGTTCTACTGACACAAGAATAACTTGTCTTACAACTCATTTGACTAgttttgctgtacttgtgagCGTACGTGGCACAAAa CCAACCCCAGCTGATGATGCATTGTCAATAATTTCATATATTGGATGTGCAATATCTCTAGTGTGTCTTTGTCTTTCCATTGTGATACTGACATATGTGCTGTTTAG AACAAAAGATAAGAAGAATAACGTCTTCATCCATCTTAATGTATGCATTGCACTTGCATTGGGTCTGATAGTATTTGTTTCTGGAATAGAAACTGCTACTGAATACCGA ACCTCTTGTATAATTGTGGCAGTACTTCTACAATATTTCTTCATATCTGCATTTTGTTGGATGTTATGTGAAGGAGTAATACTCTATATGATGTTGGTGACCGTGTTTGATAATAAACTGAATCGTCGACGTTTCTTCTTTATCTTGGGTTGGG GCCCAGCAATTCCAATAGTTGCAATATCAGCTGGAATAGTTCACAGATACTATGGGACTGATGACTA TTGCTGGATAAAATCAGAGGATGGAGCAATTGCAGCATTTATTGCACCTATTGGGGCTATGATCTTG ATAAACTGTGTATTTCTTGGAATTACACTAAAAGTTTTATATCAAAATACACGAAACGCTATCCGTGAAAGAGCTTCTATTAACaaagccacaacaaa GGACCTCCTGAAAGCAACAGTGGTACTACTGCCGTTACTTGGATTGACATGGATAATTGGAGTTCTAGCTGTGAATAATGACACCGTAGCATTTGCATGGATATTTGCAAtcctaaattctctacag GGTGTCTTTATCTTTATATTCCATGTTGTCAAGAACAATCAG GTTGCTAAAGTATTTAGAGATCGGAACAACTTTTGGAAAGGAAGCAAACTATACAATTTCTACAGTAGAATTCGTTCT GATCGTAAAAATACAAGCACTATTACCAGTACAATGAAGACAAGAA CTGTGCAAAGTGATGTTAGTCTTCGTGGTAAGAAAATATCAACCACATCTGTGGGAAGCAGTTCCAGTGGTGGTGAATACTTAAGCACAACACGGGAAAGGAGACGTCCATCAAAAGAAGTGCCAGAGATTGCATTAG AAGACAATGTGTCTACTGATGAGCCAGTGAAACTGAAAACTTTTAAGCGACTAGAAGAATCAATCATTGAAGAGCAAGATGCTGGCAGTGAGAAAGGGACTAATCTTAATGATGATGAAACTGAGGTCAATGAATCAACACCTGAGAGGCATGAAATAAAAGAAGAATCAACATTTAAAGTTGATATGAAAGTTGATGATGATGCGGCATCAATTAAAGATGAAGATGTTGAGAATATGGAGAATCAAAGCAGCACACTTGCTAAAATAAAGCCAGCTGTTTTACCGCATACCAAGAAGTAA
- the LOC136256635 gene encoding latrophilin-like protein LAT-2 isoform X3: MIHEDDETFDITITLMTTCLSISVDDNSTTVTILNHGAHPLVVTISPLNITADRGKQVTFSCSATGIAANSFTYGWLLNGVPVSGEESSSLVATASEDNTGDYQCTVRNKYGGFNQSSVATLILNQFCYPVTVNYTGFNVTWNETLVGVTVETPCTGPGLNGTVLRRCKGEDDWKEIVKCFRVTFKELLDEVKNISTLNETEKIDAATGVVMAISNLTTPEDDVFAEDIDLAVRVLDTVTDITRTVVTKLKPNDTLFEETASVINNLLDNSNQDKWTQLRQTSPEASQSLVNSTEQFGTLLGGTLNDETPEAIIIRSNVVIKASLISNYSVQAGKDYVFPREIDDLSNFTGGNTKFTFPNDALKGVLKQLPNYTMGFPITSTILRGDVIQLPNPSNENETFLPISPIVSIQAPVPVNTSENNAIMVSFPVKDDSQISESLELSHNLPTTLQTLASRQLRTKSCQFYDHNLLDLQLNQAGGWSQEGLRLDNSSTDTRITCLTTHLTSFAVLVSVRGTKPTPADDALSIISYIGCAISLVCLCLSIVILTYVLFRTKDKKNNVFIHLNVCIALALGLIVFVSGIETATEYRTSCIIVAVLLQYFFISAFCWMLCEGVILYMMLVTVFDNKLNRRRFFFILGPAIPIVAISAGIVHRYYGTDDYCWIKSEDGAIAAFIAPIGAMILINCVFLGITLKVLYQNTRNAIRERASINKATTKDLLKATVVLLPLLGLTWIIGVLAVNNDTVAFAWIFAILNSLQGVFIFIFHVVKNNQVAKVFRDRNNFWKGSKLYNFYSRIRSDRKNTSTITSTMKTRTVQSDVSLRGKKISTTSVGSSSSGGEYLSTTRERRRPSKEVPEIALEDNVSTDEPVKLKTFKRLEESIIEEQDAGSEKGTNLNDDETEVNESTPERHEIKEESTFKVDMKVDDDAASIKDEDVENMENQSSTLAKIKPAVLPHTKK, encoded by the exons CACACCCTCTTGTGGTAACCATATCACCATTGAATATAACAGCTGATAGAGGAAAGCAAGTTACATTTTCATGTTCAGCTACTGGTATAGCTGCAAATAGCTTTACATATGGCTGGTTACTGAATGGAGTTCCTGTTAGTGGGGAAGAAAGCTCAAGTCTTGTTGCTACTGCTTCAGAAGATAACACTGGAGACTATCAGTGTACTGTTAGGAATAAATATGGAGGATTTAACCAATCTAGCGTAGCTACACTGATCCTGA ATCAATTCTGTTATCCAGTGACAGTAAACTATACTGGATTCAATGTTACATGGAATGAAACACTTGTTGGTGTTACTGTAGAAACTCCATGTACTGGACCTGGATTAAATG GTACTGTACTAAGAAGATGCAAAGGTGAAGATGATTGGAAGGAAATTGTGAAGTGCTTTAGAGTAACCTTTAAGGAGTTGTTAGATGAG GTAAAAAACATTTCCACACTAAATGAAACAGAGAAAATAGATGCAGCTACTGGTGTTGTTATGGCCATTTCCAACTTGACCACTCCAGAAGATGATGTTTTTGCAGAGGATATTGACTTAGCAGTTCGTGTTCTTGACACTGTTACAGA TATTACAAGAACAGTAGTTACCAAGTTGAAACCTAATGATACATTATTTGAG GAAACAGCTTCAGTCATTAATAACCTACTTGATAACAGCAACCAAGATAAATGGACACAGTTGCGACAA ACATCACCAGAAGCCAGCCAGTCTTTGGTTAATAGCACTGAACAATTTGGAACACTTTTAGGTGGAACACTAAATGATGAAACACCAGAAGCTATTATAATTAGGAGTAATGTTG TCATAAAAGCTTCACTAATATCCAATTACAGTGTACAAGCAGGAAAAGATTATGTGTTTCCCAGGGAAATTGATGACTTGAGTAACTTTACTGGTGGAAATACTAAGTTTACATTCCCTAATGATGCATTGAAAGGTGTTTTAAAACAACTTCCGAATT ATACTATGGGATTTCCAATTACCAGTACAATACTCAGAGGTGATGTTATACAATTGCCTAACCCTAGCAATGA AAATGAAACATTTCTTCCAATTTCTCCAATAGTCTCCATTCAAGCTCCTGTACCTGTTAATACTTCTGAAAACAATGCCATCATGGTATCATTTCCTGTG AAAGATGACTCACAGATATCTGAAAGCTTGGAACTTTCTCACAATTTGCCAACTACTCTGCAGACACTTGCATCAAGACAACTGAGAACAAAATCATGTCAATTTTATGATCACAACTTGCTGGATTTGCAACT TAATCAAGCCGGTGGTTGGTCACAGGAAGGATTAAGATTAGATAACAGTTCTACTGACACAAGAATAACTTGTCTTACAACTCATTTGACTAgttttgctgtacttgtgagCGTACGTGGCACAAAa CCAACCCCAGCTGATGATGCATTGTCAATAATTTCATATATTGGATGTGCAATATCTCTAGTGTGTCTTTGTCTTTCCATTGTGATACTGACATATGTGCTGTTTAG AACAAAAGATAAGAAGAATAACGTCTTCATCCATCTTAATGTATGCATTGCACTTGCATTGGGTCTGATAGTATTTGTTTCTGGAATAGAAACTGCTACTGAATACCGA ACCTCTTGTATAATTGTGGCAGTACTTCTACAATATTTCTTCATATCTGCATTTTGTTGGATGTTATGTGAAGGAGTAATACTCTATATGATGTTGGTGACCGTGTTTGATAATAAACTGAATCGTCGACGTTTCTTCTTTATCTTGG GCCCAGCAATTCCAATAGTTGCAATATCAGCTGGAATAGTTCACAGATACTATGGGACTGATGACTA TTGCTGGATAAAATCAGAGGATGGAGCAATTGCAGCATTTATTGCACCTATTGGGGCTATGATCTTG ATAAACTGTGTATTTCTTGGAATTACACTAAAAGTTTTATATCAAAATACACGAAACGCTATCCGTGAAAGAGCTTCTATTAACaaagccacaacaaa GGACCTCCTGAAAGCAACAGTGGTACTACTGCCGTTACTTGGATTGACATGGATAATTGGAGTTCTAGCTGTGAATAATGACACCGTAGCATTTGCATGGATATTTGCAAtcctaaattctctacag GGTGTCTTTATCTTTATATTCCATGTTGTCAAGAACAATCAG GTTGCTAAAGTATTTAGAGATCGGAACAACTTTTGGAAAGGAAGCAAACTATACAATTTCTACAGTAGAATTCGTTCT GATCGTAAAAATACAAGCACTATTACCAGTACAATGAAGACAAGAA CTGTGCAAAGTGATGTTAGTCTTCGTGGTAAGAAAATATCAACCACATCTGTGGGAAGCAGTTCCAGTGGTGGTGAATACTTAAGCACAACACGGGAAAGGAGACGTCCATCAAAAGAAGTGCCAGAGATTGCATTAG AAGACAATGTGTCTACTGATGAGCCAGTGAAACTGAAAACTTTTAAGCGACTAGAAGAATCAATCATTGAAGAGCAAGATGCTGGCAGTGAGAAAGGGACTAATCTTAATGATGATGAAACTGAGGTCAATGAATCAACACCTGAGAGGCATGAAATAAAAGAAGAATCAACATTTAAAGTTGATATGAAAGTTGATGATGATGCGGCATCAATTAAAGATGAAGATGTTGAGAATATGGAGAATCAAAGCAGCACACTTGCTAAAATAAAGCCAGCTGTTTTACCGCATACCAAGAAGTAA